GGCCGAACGTCAGCACGAGGAAGCCAATGCCGCCCGCGCCGCGGCCCTGCGGGCACCGGACAACCCCACCGCCGACCGCGCCGACACCGGCGCCGGAGACCTCGAGGAGCACCCGGTGGTCGAGCGCCAGCTGGTGGACAACGCCCTGGCCGCACTGCGTGCCCTCGTCCAGGCGGTCACGGCCGGGGCGCGCCTTGACGACCACGACCGCGCCTCCCTGCGCCTGCTGGCCGAGGAACTCACCGCCGCACCCGCCGCGGCCTGAACACCCGAGAGAGGGGCGAGAGGGATGTCGGTGTTTCTCGGACTGCCGGTGCGCACCGCGCCGGCCGCGCGCTGCGACTGCCGCCGGTGCCCGTGGTACTCCGGGGCCGACGCCGATCCGGTCGTGACGATCGCGCCGGTGTGCTCGGGCTGCAACGCCGACTGCTCCTACTGCGGCTGCGCCCGCGCCGAGACCCCGGCCGTAGGCGGACCACCGGCCTGCGCGAGCTGCCCGATCCGGTGCGGCTCCCGCACCGACATCACCGCCTGGATGAGCGACATCGGCCACACCCTGGAGTTCGACGACATCCGCATCAGCGGCGTGCTCCCACCGGGCATGCCGACCTTCATCCCGCAGGTCGACGGTTCGGGTGTGACCGAGCTGGACGCCGGGCTGCGGTGGCCGGCCTACGCGGTGGGTCTGCGGCGGGTGTTCTCCCCGCACACCCACGGGATCTACCCACGCTGGCGGCAGGACGCCACCGCGGCCCAGATCCTCGGGCTCGCGGAGTCCACCCTGACCGTACTGTCCGGCTACGGCGAGGACCCGCTGGTGGAGGCGTTCTGGACGGCCCGGCACCGCGACGGGCTGATCGAGCGGATCGCCGCCCTGCGCTTCGACCTGGTCCTGGCGCCGAACTACTCCATCTACGGCAACTGGCCGCGCGCGGAGCACCTGATCAACATGCGGCGGTCACTGTTGCTAGCGGGCGAGCTCGCCGACGCCGGGATTGCCACCGTGCCGAACCTGTACTGGTTCCGGCTGGAAGACCTGCGCCGTTACGCGGACTGGATCACCGCGAACCCACTGCCCGCGGTTGCGGTCAACCTGCAGACCGTCCGGGAGAACCGCAACTGGGACACCTGGGCGCTGCCCGGCCTGTGCTGGCTGGCCGAGAACCTCCCGGACGACCTCCCGGTGATCCTCACCGGACTGTCCCGCCGCGACCGGGTCGCCACCGCGGTCGAACTCTTCGGCGACCGGCTGATGCTGGTCAGCCAGAACCCCGCGCAGTACGCGTTGCACGGCGCCGTCATGACCCCGGATGGGCGGCAGGACCTGCACGCCCGCATCCCGGACGCCTTCGCCGCCTCCGTGCGGTACATGGCCTCGCTCCTGCCACACCCCACCCTCACCCGAGGAGGTGCCTGAATGGGCCGCCATGTGTGGATCCTGCTGGGCTGGTCGCCCGACTACGGTGCCCCGACCACGCCAGTCGCCGTGCTCGGCCTGGACATCGGCACCGACGGCACCGTCACCCGCCACGTGGAATGGATGCCGAGGCAGTACCAGCACGGCCAGACCTGGCGGCACCGCCTGGCCACCACCCCCGCCGAGGAGCTCCCGGCGCGGATGCAGCTGTGGGAGAACTCGCCGACCTGCCCGGCCGCCCGGGTCGAGCCGCTGCTGCCTGACCGCGGGCTGAGCGAGGCCGTGCAGTTCCAGTTCGACGACCTGCTCCGCCCGTCCTGACCGGAGAGGACGGGTGAGCCACGGTGGGCACGAACTCCAAGGCCGCGCACGCCTCCTACGCCGTCGCACCCACCGCAGCGGGAACGGCCGCCGCGGTGGAGGAGGACGTCAGCTACGCGCTCCATCTGTCGGCCGTATGCCTCAACGGCAAGCAGCCGCAGAACCCGGCGGAGGAGGCGCTCGCGCAGGTCGCGCTGATCGATCTCGGCGGGATCGACCCGACCGACCCGTACGGGCCGCCCGTGTTCGACCTGCCCGACGACCTCGGGCAGCGCTACGCCCTCCTGGTCGATGCCGTACAGGCCGCCCAGCACGCCGCCACCCAGCTCGATGACGAGTCAGCGGCGATCTTCCACGCCAAGCTGCACGACTACTGCGGCTCGTTTCTGCATGACCAGGAGCCCGACGCCCTGGTGACGCTCGCCGGTGAGCAGGGCTTCACTTGCCCGTCGCTGGTGGGACTGTCGGGCAGCGGCACGCACCCGCTGGAACACTGGCTCGACCCCTCGTATCCGGCTGAGGCCGCATCGAAGAAGCACATCCAGGACGTCGCCCTCGACCGCTACGCCGCACTCTGCGCCGGCGAGACCGTGGGCGGCAAGACACTCGCGGACTGGCAGCAGACCGATCCGACGATCACCACGCACGCGCACGGCGCCGAGCTTCCCGCCGCATTCCCGCCATGGCAGGCCACCGCCGACGACCTCGCCGCGGCCCGGGCCGCGGTCACCACCGCCCTCGCGGCCTGTGCCGGAACCGAGACCGCACCAGCGACACCGGCGACCGTGCACGCCCTGATCGACGCCGAGAACACCCTCGCCACCGCGGCCAACCCGGACCTCACCGCTGAGCACGCCGCGGCGGTCGCCGCCGCACGCCACCACATCGACCAAGCCTTGAGCCAGGTGACCGGGCACCAACTCCACACGGCGCTCGCCGCCGCGGCCGAGCAGGGCCGAATCAACGCCACCGACCCGCAGGTCCTCAACGCACCCCAACTGCTGAAGCTGCTGCGAGCCTCCACCCCGGCCGGGGAACGCGCCGACCTCCAGAAGCTCGCCGCCGACCGGGCCACGCAACTCCAGCACCTGGACAAACCGGCCCTCATCGTGAACGAGGTCCTCGAGGGACCGACCGGCCATCTGCCCGCCTTGGGTACGCCAGGGGCCTACACCGAGGCGAGCGAGTTCGTCGCCGGGGCGCACGAGCTGTCCGCGTTCCACACCGCGGCGTCGACCTGGAACCCGGTCGATCCGCTCCCGGTCACACCGCACACCCAGCAGGCGAGCCACCAG
The sequence above is drawn from the Amycolatopsis aidingensis genome and encodes:
- a CDS encoding DUF4417 domain-containing protein, encoding MSVFLGLPVRTAPAARCDCRRCPWYSGADADPVVTIAPVCSGCNADCSYCGCARAETPAVGGPPACASCPIRCGSRTDITAWMSDIGHTLEFDDIRISGVLPPGMPTFIPQVDGSGVTELDAGLRWPAYAVGLRRVFSPHTHGIYPRWRQDATAAQILGLAESTLTVLSGYGEDPLVEAFWTARHRDGLIERIAALRFDLVLAPNYSIYGNWPRAEHLINMRRSLLLAGELADAGIATVPNLYWFRLEDLRRYADWITANPLPAVAVNLQTVRENRNWDTWALPGLCWLAENLPDDLPVILTGLSRRDRVATAVELFGDRLMLVSQNPAQYALHGAVMTPDGRQDLHARIPDAFAASVRYMASLLPHPTLTRGGA